Proteins from one Mastacembelus armatus chromosome 16, fMasArm1.2, whole genome shotgun sequence genomic window:
- the atad2 gene encoding ATPase family AAA domain-containing protein 2 isoform X3 encodes MVILRSSGNVGAEPVATTLKRRTMELDTSSEFLSLLPASQRKSARLTRSTRAADDSFSSPENNRVNGHAEMKQEGASGLHHSLRTRGQRVKLEVSFADTGPKTSSPVNEDKAGGCCTRKSSRLQREGQASSGKQQADVPDELEGSSTPKRSRFNLQSRDAEEEEEEEEDRSVRRSSRITRYKLDSRNQSVLYDRLITNTAEAVLQKMDDMQKMRRRLRSRDRDTKEEQLGVYTRGRMQRSLRTNVESKDTEEENRGGDEDDHDEEEDEDREDDDDDDEDEDGEDEEEENQRRYDFRQRKTVVRYQAAQDEPREPRKRSMYFKDHSSPTRRRFRFSSTAPRSPYNRRRPNRRRHAIHSSDSTSSSSDDEKFQRRRSKNRSRSINRCLPMNFLKEDLLGIHKDRMKIGASLADVDPMHIDKTVRFESIGGLSRHISALKEMVVFPLLYPEVFERFRIQPPRGCLFYGPPGTGKTLVARALANECSQGERKVSFFMRKGADCLSKWVGESERQLRLLFDQAYQMRPSIIFFDEIDGLAPVRSSRQDQIHSSIVSTLLALMDGLDSRGEVVVIGATNRLDSIDPALRRPGRFDREFLFGLPDREARRDILKIHTRQWTPPPSDTFLEELADKCVGYCGADIKAVCSEAALCALRRRYPQIYSSSQKLVLDVNSITITNKDFMTAMSKMVPAAQRVVVSPAKALIPAIRPLLSTALQNILDVVRRVFPHAEQGLKRKREQQDVSYVVSEDDLMLSEDEELCSNRQTTHSQHKTPAVKDLLSLHRSVLSQPTSYRPRLLLEGRPGSGQSSHLAPAVLHALEKFTVYTLDMAVLFGASTTAPEETCAKIFVEAKRTSPSILYIPHIGQWWETVGAALRATFLSLLSSIPAFSPILLLATCDLHYDQLSTEIQELFRAEYGEVFHIQVPTSREKRNFFEDLILNQAARAPVSKKKAVLHALEVLPVAPPPPQRQLTEEEIQKLEEQEEDTLRELRLFLRDVTNRLSQDKRFKAFTKPVDLEEVPDYAEVIKKPMDLSTVLSRIDLHQYGTVKEFLQDVDLIWQNALEYNPDRDPSDRQIRHRACALKDTVHAIIRDELDEDFEKICEEIKASRNSRGCATARFAPSFYHVLPKQPKPPADAKITEMTAQNVPPGATAAFTPNTSVCIVTTPKNTAQKKKRRKSRWSNGLLAKKKSSSPHVFRDDTQLESDEDEEDGDDEEEDDQPVIDVESGSAAGSFQLSTVEQNSPEEKGREERSQVAEKVILCQNGKHKNFNQIQDEKDQKITDQSGQLEQKKVKGDENSGAVSVYINKDSHKETQGDTQGQSNTVECGKTNNQKLTETESEKCQTVSMADIKNNKVARAEEALLNSHAEPMEVEATEISTTDTSAAVREEDVNTERSVRPITRALKNAVLQQQMIDVGKALQILDQETPPLVVDRDKLKELLNRVVTKTDGYEVFKLEKLYALLCQSIYRHRRDYNKTALIKELEQEIEDFC; translated from the exons ATGGTGATACTACGCAGCAGCGGCAATGTCGGAGCTGAGCCGGTGGCAACAACTCtgaagaggaggacgatggaGTTGGATACAAGCTCCgagtttctgtctctgcttccCGCGTCCCAGAGAAAGTCCGCCCGACTGACCCGGTCCACCCGGGCTGCGGACGACAGCTTCAGCAGCCCCGAAAACAACAGGGTTAAT GGACATGCTGAAATGAAACAGGAGGGGGCCAGTGGTCTCCATCACTCCCTGAGGACCAGGGGACAGAGAGTCAAACTAGAGGTCTCGTTTGCTGACACAGGACCAAAGACCAGCTCCCCTGTGAATGAAGACAAGGCTGGAGGGTGCTGCACTAG GAAATCTTCCAGGCTGCAGAGAGAGGGGCAAGCATCCAGTGGCAAGCAGCAAGCAG ATGTTCCAGATGAATTGGAGGGGTCTTCCACTCCCAAGAGGAGCCGCTTTAACCTACAGAGTCGAGACgcggaggaagaagaggaggaagaggaggatcgGTCAGTGCGACGTAGTTCTCGAATCACCAGATACAAACTGGATTCCCGCAACCAGTCAGTGCTCTATGACCGCCTTATCACCAA CACTGCTGAAGCTGTTCTCCAGAAGATGGATGATATGCAGAAGATGAGACGCAGACTGAGGAGCAGAGATAGAGACACCAAAGAAGAG CAGCTGGGTGTTTACACAAGGGGCAGGATGCAAAGATCTCTAAGGACAAATGTGGAGAGTAaggacacagaggaggagaacCGAG GAGGGGATGAGGATGatcatgatgaagaggaggatgaagataGAGaagatgacgatgatgatgatgaagatgaggatggcgaggatgaagaagaagaaaaccagaGGCGTTATGACTTCAGACAGCGAAAGACTGTGGTTCGCTACCAGGCTGCACAGGATG AACCCAGAGAGCCCAGGAAGCGCAGCATGTACTTTAAGGATCACTCATCTCCTACCAGACGCAGGTTCAGATTCAGCTCCACGGCTCCCAGGAGCCCTTACAACAGGAGAAGACCCAACCG AAGGAGACATGCTATCCACAGTAGCGACTCCACTTCTTCGTCTTCAGATGATGAGAAATTCCAGAGACGGCGGAGTAAGAACAGGAGCAGATCTATCAACAG ATGTCTACCCATGAACTTTTTGAAAGAAGACCTGCTGGGGATCCACAAAGACAGGATGAAGATCGGCGCTAGCCTTGCTGATGTGGACCCAATGCACATAGACAAGACG GTGCGCTTTGAGAGTATTGGAGGTTTGAGCAGGCACATCTCGGCACTGAAGGAGATGGTGGTCTTTCCACTCCTCTACCCAGAAGTCTTTGAGAGGTTCAGGATACAACCACCCAG GGGCTGTCTTTTTTATGGTCCTCCAGGCACAGGGAAAACCCTTGTGGCTCGAGCACTGGCCAACGAATGCAGCCAAGGGGAAAGAAAGGTGTCGTTCTTTATGAGGAAAGGAGCTGACTGCCTCAGTAAATGGGTGGGAGAATCTGAGAGGCAGCTGCGTCTGCTGTTCGATCAG GCGTACCAGATGcgtccatccatcatcttctTTGATGAGATTGATGGTTTGGCTCCAGTCAGGTCCAGTCGTCAGGACCAGATCCACAG TTCCATTGTGTCGACACTCTTGGCTCTTATGGATGGATTGGACAGCAGAGGAGAAGTTGTTGTGATAGGAGCAACAAATAGACTGGACTCCATTGACCCAGCTCTGAGAAGACCGGGACGTTTTGACAGAGAGTTTCTTTTTGGCCTGCCAGACAGAGAG GCGAGAAGGGACATTCTGAAGATCCACACCAGACAATGGACTCCTCCACCTTCTGACACTTTTCTAGAGGAACTTGCTGACAAGTGTGTTG GTTACTGTGGAGCAGACATTAAGGCAGTGTGTTCAGAGGCGGCTCTGTGTGCACTGCGCCGTCGCTACCCCCAAATCTACTCCTCATCGCAGAAGCTTGTGCTTGATGTCAACTCCATCACCATCACAAACAAAGACTTTATGACTGCAATGTCCAAGATGGTGCCAGCTGCCCAGAG AGTCGTGGTGTCACCAGCCAAGGCCCTTATTCCTGCCATACGTCCTCTGCTGAGCACTGCCCTGCAGAACATCCTCGACGTAGTCAGGAGAGTCTTCCCGCATGCAGAGCAGGGCTTAAAGAGGAAACGAGAACAACAAG ATGTGTCCTATGTTGTGTCTGAGGATGACCTGATGTTGAGTGAGGATGAAGAGCTCTGCTCCAACAGACAGACCACTCACTCTCAACACAAAACACCTGCTGTAAAAGACCTCCTCAGCCTCCACAG GAGTGTACTGAGCCAGCCGACCTCCTACCGTCCCAGGCTGCTGCTAGAGGGCAGACCAGGCTCAGGTCAGAGTTCCCACCTGGCTCCCGCTGTGCTCCATGCTCTGGAGAAATTCACTGTGTACACGCTGGACATGGCCGTGCTGTTTGGAGCCAGCACAACTGCGCCAGAAGAAACCTGTGCCAAA ATCTTTGTTGAAGCCAAACGGACTTCTCCTAGCATCCTGTACATCCCTCACATTGGACAGTGGTGGGAGACAGTGGGTGCTGCATTAAGAGCAACCTTTTTGAGCCTGCTTAGCTCCATCCCTGCCTTCTCTCCTATACTGCTGCTGGCTACATGCGACCTTCATTATGACCAACTCAGTACAGAG attcaggAGTTGTTTCGGGCAGAGTACGGGGAGGTTTTCCACATCCAGGTCCCCACCAGcagggaaaaaagaaacttcTTTGAGGACCTGATCCTCAACCAAGCTGCCAGGGCCCCTGTGTCAAAAAAGAAAGCAG TGCTCCATGCATTGGAGGTGCTGCCTGTtgcccctccccctccccaACGTCAgctgacagaagaagaaatacaaaaattggaggagcaggaggaagatACCCTCAGGGAGCTCCGTCTCTTCCTGCGTGATGTCACCAACCGTCTGTCCCAAGATAAACGGTTTAAGGCGTTCACAAAGCCTGTAGATTTGGAGGAG GTTCCAGATTATGCCGAGGTGATCAAGAAACCTATGGACCTGTCAACAGTTCTCTCCAGGATTGATCTCCATCAGTATGGGACTGTAAAAGAGTTTCTCCAAGATGTGGATCTCATCTGGCAGAATGCCCTTGAATATAACCCAGACAGAGATCCCTCAG ACCGTCAGATCCGTCACAGAGCGTGTGCGCTGAAGGATACCGTCCATGCCATTATTAGGGATGAACTGGATGAAGATTTTGAGAAGATTTGTGAGGAGATTAAAGCGTCACGGAATTCAAGAg GTTGTGCCACTGCTCGATTTGCTCCCTCTTTCTATCACGTCCTTCCCAAACAGCCCAAGCCTCCTGCTGATGCCAAGATCACTGAAATGACTGCACAAAACGTACCGCCTGGAGCCACTGCTGCTTTTACCCCCAATACAAGTGTCTGTATTGTTACAACACCTAAAAACACAG cccagaagaagaaaaggcgGAAGAGTCGCTGGTCCAATGGCTTGCTGGCAAAAAAGAAGTCCTCCTCTCCTCATGTGTTCAGAGATGACACACAGTTAGAGTccgatgaggatgaggaggatggagatgatgaagaagaggatgatCAGCCAGTGATTGATGTAGAATCTGGGTCTGCAGCAGGTAGTTTTCAGCTCAGTACAGTGGAGCAGaacagcccagaggagaaggggagagaggagaggagtcaAGTAGCTGAAAAAGTTATTCTGTGTCAAAAcggaaaacacaaaaatttcAACCAGATACAGGATGAAAAAGATCAAAAGATTACAGATCAATCAGGACAGttggaacaaaaaaaagtgaagggagaTGAGAATAGTGGAGCAGTTTCAGTTTACATTAACAAGGACAgtcacaaagaaacacagggggATACCCAGGGACAATCCAACACAGTGGAATGTGGTAAAACCAACAACCAAAAGCTGACAGAAACTGAGAGTGAGAAATGTCAGACTGTGAGTATGGCAGACATCAAGAACAACAAGGTAGCCAGAGCAGAGGAGGCTCTGCTCAACAGCCACGCTGAGCCAATGGAGGTGGAAGCTACTGAAATTTCAACCACAGACACCTCTGCAGCTGTCAGAGAGGAGGACGTGAACACAG agCGCAGTGTGAGGCCAATAACTCGGGCTTTAAAGAAcgctgtgctgcagcagcagatgatCGACGTGGGCAAAGCTCTTCAGATCCTGGACCAGGAAACTCCTCCTCTAGTAGTGGACAGAGACAAATTAAAG gAGCTGTTGAACAGAGTTGTGACGAAGACTGATGGCTATGAGGTCTTCAAGCTGGAGAAACTTTATGCTTTGCTCTGCCAGAGCATCTATAGACACAGAAGAGACTACAACAAAACCGCACTAATAAAG gaGTTGGAACAGGAGATTGAAGACTTCTGTTGa
- the atad2 gene encoding ATPase family AAA domain-containing protein 2 isoform X4, whose protein sequence is MQVNQMLLLFQGHAEMKQEGASGLHHSLRTRGQRVKLEVSFADTGPKTSSPVNEDKAGGCCTRKSSRLQREGQASSGKQQADVPDELEGSSTPKRSRFNLQSRDAEEEEEEEEDRSVRRSSRITRYKLDSRNQSVLYDRLITNTAEAVLQKMDDMQKMRRRLRSRDRDTKEEQLGVYTRGRMQRSLRTNVESKDTEEENRGGDEDDHDEEEDEDREDDDDDDEDEDGEDEEEENQRRYDFRQRKTVVRYQAAQDEPREPRKRSMYFKDHSSPTRRRFRFSSTAPRSPYNRRRPNRSSCERRRHAIHSSDSTSSSSDDEKFQRRRSKNRSRSINRCLPMNFLKEDLLGIHKDRMKIGASLADVDPMHIDKTVRFESIGGLSRHISALKEMVVFPLLYPEVFERFRIQPPRGCLFYGPPGTGKTLVARALANECSQGERKVSFFMRKGADCLSKWVGESERQLRLLFDQAYQMRPSIIFFDEIDGLAPVRSSRQDQIHSSIVSTLLALMDGLDSRGEVVVIGATNRLDSIDPALRRPGRFDREFLFGLPDREARRDILKIHTRQWTPPPSDTFLEELADKCVGYCGADIKAVCSEAALCALRRRYPQIYSSSQKLVLDVNSITITNKDFMTAMSKMVPAAQRVVVSPAKALIPAIRPLLSTALQNILDVVRRVFPHAEQGLKRKREQQDVSYVVSEDDLMLSEDEELCSNRQTTHSQHKTPAVKDLLSLHRSVLSQPTSYRPRLLLEGRPGSGQSSHLAPAVLHALEKFTVYTLDMAVLFGASTTAPEETCAKIFVEAKRTSPSILYIPHIGQWWETVGAALRATFLSLLSSIPAFSPILLLATCDLHYDQLSTEIQELFRAEYGEVFHIQVPTSREKRNFFEDLILNQAARAPVSKKKAVLHALEVLPVAPPPPQRQLTEEEIQKLEEQEEDTLRELRLFLRDVTNRLSQDKRFKAFTKPVDLEEVPDYAEVIKKPMDLSTVLSRIDLHQYGTVKEFLQDVDLIWQNALEYNPDRDPSDRQIRHRACALKDTVHAIIRDELDEDFEKICEEIKASRNSRGCATARFAPSFYHVLPKQPKPPADAKITEMTAQNVPPGATAAFTPNTSVCIVTTPKNTAQKKKRRKSRWSNGLLAKKKSSSPHVFRDDTQLESDEDEEDGDDEEEDDQPVIDVESGSAAGSFQLSTVEQNSPEEKGREERSQVAEKVILCQNGKHKNFNQIQDEKDQKITDQSGQLEQKKVKGDENSGAVSVYINKDSHKETQGDTQGQSNTVECGKTNNQKLTETESEKCQTVSMADIKNNKVARAEEALLNSHAEPMEVEATEISTTDTSAAVREEDVNTERSVRPITRALKNAVLQQQMIDVGKALQILDQETPPLVVDRDKLKELLNRVVTKTDGYEVFKLEKLYALLCQSIYRHRRDYNKTALIKELEQEIEDFC, encoded by the exons ATGCAAGTTAATCAG ATGTTATTACTCTTCCAGGGACATGCTGAAATGAAACAGGAGGGGGCCAGTGGTCTCCATCACTCCCTGAGGACCAGGGGACAGAGAGTCAAACTAGAGGTCTCGTTTGCTGACACAGGACCAAAGACCAGCTCCCCTGTGAATGAAGACAAGGCTGGAGGGTGCTGCACTAG GAAATCTTCCAGGCTGCAGAGAGAGGGGCAAGCATCCAGTGGCAAGCAGCAAGCAG ATGTTCCAGATGAATTGGAGGGGTCTTCCACTCCCAAGAGGAGCCGCTTTAACCTACAGAGTCGAGACgcggaggaagaagaggaggaagaggaggatcgGTCAGTGCGACGTAGTTCTCGAATCACCAGATACAAACTGGATTCCCGCAACCAGTCAGTGCTCTATGACCGCCTTATCACCAA CACTGCTGAAGCTGTTCTCCAGAAGATGGATGATATGCAGAAGATGAGACGCAGACTGAGGAGCAGAGATAGAGACACCAAAGAAGAG CAGCTGGGTGTTTACACAAGGGGCAGGATGCAAAGATCTCTAAGGACAAATGTGGAGAGTAaggacacagaggaggagaacCGAG GAGGGGATGAGGATGatcatgatgaagaggaggatgaagataGAGaagatgacgatgatgatgatgaagatgaggatggcgaggatgaagaagaagaaaaccagaGGCGTTATGACTTCAGACAGCGAAAGACTGTGGTTCGCTACCAGGCTGCACAGGATG AACCCAGAGAGCCCAGGAAGCGCAGCATGTACTTTAAGGATCACTCATCTCCTACCAGACGCAGGTTCAGATTCAGCTCCACGGCTCCCAGGAGCCCTTACAACAGGAGAAGACCCAACCG GAGTAGTTGTGAGAG AAGGAGACATGCTATCCACAGTAGCGACTCCACTTCTTCGTCTTCAGATGATGAGAAATTCCAGAGACGGCGGAGTAAGAACAGGAGCAGATCTATCAACAG ATGTCTACCCATGAACTTTTTGAAAGAAGACCTGCTGGGGATCCACAAAGACAGGATGAAGATCGGCGCTAGCCTTGCTGATGTGGACCCAATGCACATAGACAAGACG GTGCGCTTTGAGAGTATTGGAGGTTTGAGCAGGCACATCTCGGCACTGAAGGAGATGGTGGTCTTTCCACTCCTCTACCCAGAAGTCTTTGAGAGGTTCAGGATACAACCACCCAG GGGCTGTCTTTTTTATGGTCCTCCAGGCACAGGGAAAACCCTTGTGGCTCGAGCACTGGCCAACGAATGCAGCCAAGGGGAAAGAAAGGTGTCGTTCTTTATGAGGAAAGGAGCTGACTGCCTCAGTAAATGGGTGGGAGAATCTGAGAGGCAGCTGCGTCTGCTGTTCGATCAG GCGTACCAGATGcgtccatccatcatcttctTTGATGAGATTGATGGTTTGGCTCCAGTCAGGTCCAGTCGTCAGGACCAGATCCACAG TTCCATTGTGTCGACACTCTTGGCTCTTATGGATGGATTGGACAGCAGAGGAGAAGTTGTTGTGATAGGAGCAACAAATAGACTGGACTCCATTGACCCAGCTCTGAGAAGACCGGGACGTTTTGACAGAGAGTTTCTTTTTGGCCTGCCAGACAGAGAG GCGAGAAGGGACATTCTGAAGATCCACACCAGACAATGGACTCCTCCACCTTCTGACACTTTTCTAGAGGAACTTGCTGACAAGTGTGTTG GTTACTGTGGAGCAGACATTAAGGCAGTGTGTTCAGAGGCGGCTCTGTGTGCACTGCGCCGTCGCTACCCCCAAATCTACTCCTCATCGCAGAAGCTTGTGCTTGATGTCAACTCCATCACCATCACAAACAAAGACTTTATGACTGCAATGTCCAAGATGGTGCCAGCTGCCCAGAG AGTCGTGGTGTCACCAGCCAAGGCCCTTATTCCTGCCATACGTCCTCTGCTGAGCACTGCCCTGCAGAACATCCTCGACGTAGTCAGGAGAGTCTTCCCGCATGCAGAGCAGGGCTTAAAGAGGAAACGAGAACAACAAG ATGTGTCCTATGTTGTGTCTGAGGATGACCTGATGTTGAGTGAGGATGAAGAGCTCTGCTCCAACAGACAGACCACTCACTCTCAACACAAAACACCTGCTGTAAAAGACCTCCTCAGCCTCCACAG GAGTGTACTGAGCCAGCCGACCTCCTACCGTCCCAGGCTGCTGCTAGAGGGCAGACCAGGCTCAGGTCAGAGTTCCCACCTGGCTCCCGCTGTGCTCCATGCTCTGGAGAAATTCACTGTGTACACGCTGGACATGGCCGTGCTGTTTGGAGCCAGCACAACTGCGCCAGAAGAAACCTGTGCCAAA ATCTTTGTTGAAGCCAAACGGACTTCTCCTAGCATCCTGTACATCCCTCACATTGGACAGTGGTGGGAGACAGTGGGTGCTGCATTAAGAGCAACCTTTTTGAGCCTGCTTAGCTCCATCCCTGCCTTCTCTCCTATACTGCTGCTGGCTACATGCGACCTTCATTATGACCAACTCAGTACAGAG attcaggAGTTGTTTCGGGCAGAGTACGGGGAGGTTTTCCACATCCAGGTCCCCACCAGcagggaaaaaagaaacttcTTTGAGGACCTGATCCTCAACCAAGCTGCCAGGGCCCCTGTGTCAAAAAAGAAAGCAG TGCTCCATGCATTGGAGGTGCTGCCTGTtgcccctccccctccccaACGTCAgctgacagaagaagaaatacaaaaattggaggagcaggaggaagatACCCTCAGGGAGCTCCGTCTCTTCCTGCGTGATGTCACCAACCGTCTGTCCCAAGATAAACGGTTTAAGGCGTTCACAAAGCCTGTAGATTTGGAGGAG GTTCCAGATTATGCCGAGGTGATCAAGAAACCTATGGACCTGTCAACAGTTCTCTCCAGGATTGATCTCCATCAGTATGGGACTGTAAAAGAGTTTCTCCAAGATGTGGATCTCATCTGGCAGAATGCCCTTGAATATAACCCAGACAGAGATCCCTCAG ACCGTCAGATCCGTCACAGAGCGTGTGCGCTGAAGGATACCGTCCATGCCATTATTAGGGATGAACTGGATGAAGATTTTGAGAAGATTTGTGAGGAGATTAAAGCGTCACGGAATTCAAGAg GTTGTGCCACTGCTCGATTTGCTCCCTCTTTCTATCACGTCCTTCCCAAACAGCCCAAGCCTCCTGCTGATGCCAAGATCACTGAAATGACTGCACAAAACGTACCGCCTGGAGCCACTGCTGCTTTTACCCCCAATACAAGTGTCTGTATTGTTACAACACCTAAAAACACAG cccagaagaagaaaaggcgGAAGAGTCGCTGGTCCAATGGCTTGCTGGCAAAAAAGAAGTCCTCCTCTCCTCATGTGTTCAGAGATGACACACAGTTAGAGTccgatgaggatgaggaggatggagatgatgaagaagaggatgatCAGCCAGTGATTGATGTAGAATCTGGGTCTGCAGCAGGTAGTTTTCAGCTCAGTACAGTGGAGCAGaacagcccagaggagaaggggagagaggagaggagtcaAGTAGCTGAAAAAGTTATTCTGTGTCAAAAcggaaaacacaaaaatttcAACCAGATACAGGATGAAAAAGATCAAAAGATTACAGATCAATCAGGACAGttggaacaaaaaaaagtgaagggagaTGAGAATAGTGGAGCAGTTTCAGTTTACATTAACAAGGACAgtcacaaagaaacacagggggATACCCAGGGACAATCCAACACAGTGGAATGTGGTAAAACCAACAACCAAAAGCTGACAGAAACTGAGAGTGAGAAATGTCAGACTGTGAGTATGGCAGACATCAAGAACAACAAGGTAGCCAGAGCAGAGGAGGCTCTGCTCAACAGCCACGCTGAGCCAATGGAGGTGGAAGCTACTGAAATTTCAACCACAGACACCTCTGCAGCTGTCAGAGAGGAGGACGTGAACACAG agCGCAGTGTGAGGCCAATAACTCGGGCTTTAAAGAAcgctgtgctgcagcagcagatgatCGACGTGGGCAAAGCTCTTCAGATCCTGGACCAGGAAACTCCTCCTCTAGTAGTGGACAGAGACAAATTAAAG gAGCTGTTGAACAGAGTTGTGACGAAGACTGATGGCTATGAGGTCTTCAAGCTGGAGAAACTTTATGCTTTGCTCTGCCAGAGCATCTATAGACACAGAAGAGACTACAACAAAACCGCACTAATAAAG gaGTTGGAACAGGAGATTGAAGACTTCTGTTGa